In Sphingobacterium thalpophilum, a genomic segment contains:
- a CDS encoding nucleotide pyrophosphohydrolase, producing MSDIQRLIAQIRAFRDARDWEQFHNSKDLAVALSIEASELLELFLWKGNEDANPDKLKNELADVLMYALLLADKHGLDVKEIVEDKMKLNNEKYPVEKAKGTAKKYNEL from the coding sequence ATGTCGGATATTCAGCGGTTAATAGCACAGATCAGAGCATTCAGAGATGCGAGAGATTGGGAGCAGTTTCACAATTCCAAGGATCTTGCGGTGGCATTGAGCATCGAAGCTTCCGAGCTTCTGGAACTTTTTCTGTGGAAAGGAAATGAAGATGCCAACCCTGACAAGTTGAAAAATGAGCTTGCCGATGTGCTTATGTACGCACTATTGCTTGCCGATAAGCACGGACTTGATGTTAAGGAGATCGTGGAGGACAAGATGAAACTCAATAACGAAAAATATCCTGTAGAAAAGGCCAAGGGAACTGCTAAAAAGTATAATGAACTGTAA
- a CDS encoding nuclear transport factor 2 family protein, with product MKTLVKTFAAAALIAVSTFAMAAEGPGAKATKANINLSTADFALEHYVAVTTEGESAGVEQLFAADFNQKIQAINAQSNSRSEVIKSLKKQKGEKLNCTVSTDIIEESADYMVAKVTLKFENFAKTDLVTLERVGNDWKVSKSINSYK from the coding sequence ATGAAAACGCTAGTAAAAACATTCGCAGCAGCAGCCCTAATCGCAGTATCTACTTTCGCTATGGCAGCTGAAGGACCTGGAGCAAAAGCAACAAAAGCTAACATTAACCTTTCTACAGCAGACTTCGCTTTAGAACACTATGTTGCGGTAACCACAGAGGGCGAATCAGCAGGAGTTGAGCAGTTATTTGCAGCTGATTTCAACCAAAAGATCCAAGCTATCAATGCACAGTCTAACAGCCGTAGCGAAGTGATTAAATCCTTGAAAAAACAAAAAGGTGAAAAGCTAAACTGTACAGTAAGCACTGATATCATCGAGGAATCGGCAGACTATATGGTCGCTAAAGTGACTTTGAAATTTGAAAACTTCGCCAAAACAGATTTAGTTACTTTGGAGCGTGTGGGCAATGACTGGAAAGTATCCAAATCGATCAATTCTTATAAATAA
- a CDS encoding nuclear transport factor 2 family protein encodes MKTLVKTFAAAALIAVSTFAMAAEGPGAKATKENVNLSTADFALEHYVAVTTEGESAGVEQLFTEDFNQKIQASNAQNNNRSEVVKSLKKQKGEKLNCTVSTDILEESADYMVAKVTLKFENFTKTDLVTLERVGNDWKVSKSINSYK; translated from the coding sequence ATGAAAACGCTAGTAAAAACATTCGCAGCAGCAGCCCTAATCGCAGTATCTACTTTCGCTATGGCAGCTGAGGGACCTGGAGCAAAAGCAACAAAAGAAAATGTTAACCTTTCCACAGCAGATTTCGCTTTAGAGCACTATGTTGCGGTAACAACAGAGGGCGAGTCAGCAGGAGTAGAGCAGTTATTTACCGAAGATTTTAATCAAAAGATCCAAGCCTCCAATGCTCAAAATAACAACCGTAGCGAAGTGGTTAAATCCTTAAAAAAACAAAAAGGCGAAAAGCTAAACTGTACAGTAAGCACCGACATTTTAGAAGAATCAGCAGACTATATGGTGGCTAAAGTAACGTTGAAATTTGAAAACTTCACCAAAACAGATTTAGTTACTTTGGAGCGTGTGGGTAATGACTGGAAAGTATCCAAATCAATCAATTCGTATAAATAA